The DNA window CTGTTTCTGGGAAGAAGGAAGCTATAGTTAGCCGAATATTAACTCATATGGGAAAATGAGCAAGAAAGGGGCCGTGTTTTGATTACTGATTTTGTAAATTATCGTTTGTTCTTGACCCGATTTTGGATTATATACTGACTTGTAATCATCAAGACATTAGGGAAGATGCTTACGGCATATTTTACTGTTAGATATTATTACGTAATGTCTTTTCCTATAATGCTTGTTCAACCACATAACATAATCTGTGTTGATAAACCTAAAAAAGAGACTTGGATTTTTACTCAAGTCCACGCGTTCTACCAAATATACACACAAAAAGACTGATACTGAAAAGGGacaatactattttttttaattagactCTAGCTAAACTTGAAAGATCAgtaattttataagaattaaaaatatatttaattttaaaattaaatttgaattcCTAGATAATTTTGTACAAAAAAATGTTGGTAGTTTTCCACTGCCTAAGCAAGTTATGATCAAATTTGGGAACTCTGTTTTTGTGTTATCTGTTATCGTGATTGTTTTGTGGTACGCGGCTTTGTGATTATTagtttaatatttatttcatttgtgGTACATTTCTTTGATAAGGTATTTCGATAGAACCGGTATAAATTCAAAAACCTTAGCACATGTCTTAAGATCAACTGATCGATGTTGTGAGTAACCCTTAATTTTAGGACTTTAGGTGCCaaattaaaccatttttcacagtAAATAGTAGTATAAAAAAGAAAACAGGGGTGTCAAATAATGAAACCATGTACCATGTACTTAGCCTaataataaatcaattttatcCCTAAAATGGAAAAAGTTACTATAACTTATAATCAAAAGTTATACATcggtcaaaaaaaaaagaagttatacatgtatttccaaatatttttcttCATTCTATAGAAGCCACAtaacaaatacaaaaaaaaaaaaaagggttttgGAACCCCAATTCAAACATTTCTCTAACCTAGCAACTATGGTATCAGTGAATTGAAGCCATCACCAAAGCTCAGGTCGACCATGGATTATCAGCAGAAGCAATCACCACCGTTCAACGATTCAGAGGTTAGCAGAAAGAAGCAATCACCACCGTTCAACGATTCAAAGGTTAGCAGAAAGTATATTCACGATGATCTTGCTTTCTACGTTCTTTCAAAACTGCCCATAAAATCATTGAAACGCTTTGGATGCGTACGCAAGTCATGGTCCGCTTTATTTGAAAACTCTCATTTCATGGCCTTGTTTCGAAACCATTTCTTATCTCATAACAATTGTGATGATGATTATCAACCATTTCTCCTCATATATCTACGTGACCATGCTGATCGTGAATACGCTGAATTGCGTTTGCTCGATAGTAGAATCAAATTAAATTTGCCACCTCCATTACAACAGGGTGACCATGTAATTAGTATTTTGGGAAAAACAAGTGTTAACGGTGTTTTTTGTATTGCACAAACTCATCCAGGGACGGATGATATAAATAAGGTCAGCTATGTTTTGTGGAACCCGGCTACCGATGAATTCCTTGTCATTCCTCATAGCCCAGATGAGCTTGTACCACAACACCCTCTCCTTTGGGTGAATCATAAATTTCATGGGTTTGGTTATGACCAACTAAGAGATGACTTTAAGCTCATTCAATATGTATCTTTTGATAACTCAAGTTGTGATGGCTATGACTATGACATTGATTCTCCTCCACCTCAAGGTATGCTGTATGACCCTTTTTTTGAGATATATAGTCTAAGAAACAATTCTTGGAAGATACTCCACATGGACGATATGTCTCCGTGGTATATTGGTAATGCATTTACTGGTGTCGAATTGTACACGGATGGTGCATGTCATTGGTTGCTTCAGGGTAATCAACATGAAATGGTTCTCATGTCATTTGACCTGAGTGATCAAGTGTTCTTTACAACACCCATTGGTGAAAGAACTGAGTTGGATTATGGATACTTGGCGGTGTTAAATGGATCAGTTGCTTTTATCATAAATCATGACAACGATAATATTTTTCACATATCTATTCTAGGTGAACTCGGTGTGAAGGAATCATGGATCAAACTATTTATTTGTGGCCCCATGCCTTCCATCGAGGGGCATCCAATTGGATTTGGGAAGAGGGGATATATTTTCTTTAGAAAACTAGATGACGAACTAGTACGGGTTGATTTGAGCACCGGAATCATGGAGGAGCTTGGTGTTAAAGGAGAGGATTATTGTTGTACAATCGGACATTACCAGGAAAGCCTTCTCCCGATTCGAGGATCATGAAGtaactagtttttttttcttcatattgttTTCACCCGGAGGTTATTAGAATTTTATCTTACAAAGTGATTTGTCAACTTCACAATTCATAGTTGTTATACCATGTAGTTGACAATTTAAGAAGATACTTGGTGATATGGATCttgttttatcaatttaattttgAACGTTTACTCTTTTTTAATTTGCAAACAGATTATGTTTCTATTTCATTTGTAATAATGCTATGTTTTCTTTAATTAATGTGCTCCAAtttttgaatttcatttcattatgCTTCAAATATATACATGAATGTTTATAATATTTCTCTTTAGATATTGTTGAACATCCAACACATGCTCATTTTTACTGGTTTAATGGTTTACCCATAACCATATCAGTTGGGTGGGTGGATAGATGGCATTGTATAGTAAGCTTGAATGTTAGTACCCAAGCATCCTCATTTCAAGATGATGCTGGCATTGTAATAATAGTGCCGGTGGTTTTGATTGATTTTGAAGTAGAAGCCCCATGCTGTTTTTATTAGTGTTTGATGCGAGTAAGAAATCTAAATTTGATATGTCCATGCTTTTAGCATGTTATTATGAGCTTTGAATGTAGTTATAATTTCATGATCCTTTTTTGTAGCCACATGCTGTGTATAATAATAAAGAGCAAAAAAGCACAAAGCAAATTGAAATTATGCTTAAATCATTTGCATCATCATGTGTCCAATGCATCCTCTAAAAACCCAGGAGAAAGTTGACGCCTCCTGTCAGTTGGAGTATATTTTTTATTCACCTTGTCACGCTTACGGCTAAGCAGTTGGCTAGCCCTAATAGTTTGACTTTCAGCCTGAAAATGATAGGGAAATTAGACTATTGTATTTGAGACAAAATATAAGTATGTGACTAATTTGTATGATTGATTATaccttttccttttcctccttttccCTCTCAGGATCAATGTCTGTAACACAGTTTTTAACCTTGTAAACCTTCCTCTGCCTTGAGTCAACAACCGATGAGAATTTGAGGACAAGGAAGATGGCATAATAGCCTTCCTTGTGATTGCAGGATTCCCTATAAGAAAGTACACATGGTCCATTGAGGGAAAAAAGTAAATCATCAAACATGTTATGAGAAAAATGAAATTCACCTTTCCATGTCTAAGGAAAAGATGTGATTGATCATGCTGGGCATCCTGCTCTGACATGTCAAGAACTTCATTCCCAATTAACAACTGAAGACTACCATCAGACCACCTTACAAATCGAGCATTGCTTTCAACCTGATCATGAATAATAATATCTTTTTACTACAAAATAAGTGATGTAGTGCAACTGAAACTAAGCTGCCCTTAAAAGGTTGAAAACCATTTAACAATAAATAAGAACACATGAACTCATTTTGCCAATACtcttaataaaaaaacattaatgcaAAAGAAAATGTATTGCACATTCAATAGGTAGATTTTCAGCACCATATCAACAGTAATACATATTAAATGCCATTTCATAATTAGGCTATTTGTTATGTTACTTACTATCTTGAAATATGATTCATGAGAAGACATTATAGCATTAGCAAAAGGGAgatgaataatatatataaaaaaaattatataaaaaaaaacaacagaCCAAACCAGTGTTGTCCATGGCGgatggcggagagccaaaatcccaCCATACGCGGGACAATTTGTATATCCACTATAGCACCTAGGTTGTTAATCTCGGATAACGGCGTGTAGCGCCAACCCCTAAAATGCTAT is part of the Vicia villosa cultivar HV-30 ecotype Madison, WI linkage group LG2, Vvil1.0, whole genome shotgun sequence genome and encodes:
- the LOC131648871 gene encoding F-box/kelch-repeat protein At3g06240-like encodes the protein MDYQQKQSPPFNDSEVSRKYIHDDLAFYVLSKLPIKSLKRFGCVRKSWSALFENSHFMALFRNHFLSHNNCDDDYQPFLLIYLRDHADREYAELRLLDSRIKLNLPPPLQQGDHVISILGKTSVNGVFCIAQTHPGTDDINKVSYVLWNPATDEFLVIPHSPDELVPQHPLLWVNHKFHGFGYDQLRDDFKLIQYVSFDNSSCDGYDYDIDSPPPQGMLYDPFFEIYSLRNNSWKILHMDDMSPWYIGNAFTGVELYTDGACHWLLQGNQHEMVLMSFDLSDQVFFTTPIGERTELDYGYLAVLNGSVAFIINHDNDNIFHISILGELGVKESWIKLFICGPMPSIEGHPIGFGKRGYIFFRKLDDELVRVDLSTGIMEELGVKGEDYCCTIGHYQESLLPIRGS
- the LOC131648872 gene encoding protein LEO1 homolog, producing the protein MKFLTCQSRMPSMINHIFSLDMERESCNHKEGYYAIFLVLKFSSVVDSRQRKVYKVKNCVTDIDPEREKEEKEKAESQTIRASQLLSRKRDKVNKKYTPTDRRRQLSPGFLEDALDT